The Motilibacter peucedani sequence CACGTGCACGCGCACCTGGTCGGCGAGGTCGTGGCCGCTGAGGACGTCGCCGTTGAGGATGACCACCGGGGCGTCCGGGCCGCTCTCGAGCTGGTCGGCGACGTTGCGGATGCCGCCGCCGGTGCCCAGCGGCTCGGTCTCGGTGACGTAGTCGATGCGCAGCCCGAGCTGGGAGCCGTCGCCGAAGTGGGCGGAGAACGTCTCGGCGCGGTATGAGGTGGCGAGCACCACGTGGGTGACGCCGGCCGCCGCCGCACGCGCGAGCTGGTGGGTGAGGAACGGCACGCCGGCGGTCGGCACCATGGGCTTCGCGCAGCTGAGCGTGAGCGGGCGCAGGCGCGTGCCCTTGCCGCCGACGAGGAGGATCGCTTCGAGCACGGTCGGGGCTCCCGGGGGTCCTGCCGCGTAGGGACGCGCGGCGACGGTCATCGTGGTGGGCATCGGGTCGGATGCGCCGGCGTCGTCGCTGGTACGCAGCCCCACGGTACCGGCTCGGGCGCCGCCGTGCCCATCACTCCGGGAGGTCGCGCCCCGTGCGCGCGGCGCTGCGGCGCCACGCGAGTGCCGCGACGCCGGCGGTGAGCACGTCGCCGGCGGTCATCAGCAGCCGTGCCACCACCGACACCGCGGCCGGCCCGCCCTTGGCCAGCACCGGGGACAGCAGCGCGGCGAGGACCACCTCGCGCACCCCGCCGCCGGCCGGCAGGAAGACCACCAGGAAGCCGGCCGACCAGGCCAGGGCGAAGCCGCCGACGGCGAGCGGCAGCGTACGGGCGCCCGACGCGCCGATGTCGTGCGCCACCAGTGCCACCTGCACCCCGAAGGCCGCCCACGAGAGCAGCGACCAGCCGAAGGCGGTCAGCACGCCGCGGGCGGAGAACGCCCGCTCCGGGAGCGGTCGGCGCGCCAGGGTGCTCAGGCGGACGAAGACCGGGTTGAGGATCCGGGGGTGCAGCGCCCCGAGCAGCGCCGGGGCGAGCAGCACCAGCCAGCGCCAGCCGCCGGCGGCGTCGGAGGAGAAGGGCAGCGCGACTCCGCCGACCAGGATGCCCGCGCCGAGGTAGATGAGGATCGTCAGCGTGATCGCCGCGACCGAGCGCTGGCGCGGCACGCCGGCCTCCTTGCCCATCTCCATCTGGGCGACGACCGGCCAGAGCGACCCGGGCAGGTACTTGCCGAGCTGCCCCAGGAAGAAGATGCGCGCGGCGACGGTCGCGGGCAGGGGCGAGCCGAGGTCGGCGAGCAGCGCGCGGTAGGCCAGCATGCTGCCGACCAGGCCCACGAGCACGGCGGCGAAGGCTCCCGCCGTGCCGGCCACCGAGAGCCGGGAGAGCGCGTCGCCGAGCTCGCCGCGGTGGGCGACGACCCACCAGGCCGCGCTGAGCAGCACCGCCGCCACGAACGCCCAGCGCAGGGCGCGGGAGCCGAGCAGGGCTCGGCCCGCGGTGAGCACGGACCGGGGGCGGGGCACTCGCGGCAGCCTAGGCCAGCGCCCGCCCCGGGCCCGCCGCACGCTTGACAGGTGTCCACTAAACCGCTTTATTACCGACATCGGTCCTGCAGCGGGCCGGGTTCGGCACGAGGAGGTGCGAGCCGTGGGCAAGCGGGTCACCATCGCCGACGTCGCCGCCCAGGCGGGAGTCAGCAAGGGCG is a genomic window containing:
- a CDS encoding lysylphosphatidylglycerol synthase domain-containing protein, producing the protein MPRPRSVLTAGRALLGSRALRWAFVAAVLLSAAWWVVAHRGELGDALSRLSVAGTAGAFAAVLVGLVGSMLAYRALLADLGSPLPATVAARIFFLGQLGKYLPGSLWPVVAQMEMGKEAGVPRQRSVAAITLTILIYLGAGILVGGVALPFSSDAAGGWRWLVLLAPALLGALHPRILNPVFVRLSTLARRPLPERAFSARGVLTAFGWSLLSWAAFGVQVALVAHDIGASGARTLPLAVGGFALAWSAGFLVVFLPAGGGVREVVLAALLSPVLAKGGPAAVSVVARLLMTAGDVLTAGVAALAWRRSAARTGRDLPE